The Maridesulfovibrio salexigens DSM 2638 region CTTCAATTACTTCAAGATATTTGTCGCGATCATCGAAAGATTTTACAGCTTTTTTTACGTTCTCCCAGTTTATAAACCAGTCGGAAAAGCGGTAGACAGGGTACTCCATGAAAGCTCTTTCTTTTAATTCCGGTGTTAGATCCTGCCTGAACCACCAAGGATGCAGAGATGTGATTTCCTCCTTGCTGGACATATTGAAAATATTAGTGATTCCGGGACGGCGACAAGCATGCCTATAGAGGAAAAGAGGTTCTTTGGTCGTAACTGATGTCCAGCCCTTTTCAATAAAACGCAGCCAGAATTCTGCATCTTCCCGGTCGGTCAGATCTTCCCGGAACAAACCGACTTCTTCAAGAGCTGATCGCCGGACAATGGAAGAGCTGGGAGATGGACATGCCCGGATTGTTTCTAGAAAATTGAATTCTTCGCCCCAAGCGATGTGGTTGTCTTTTCCAAAGACAAGTGTCTTTGGGGTAACCCAACCGACTCTTGGGTTTTTCCTCATCATCCTTACTGCTGAAGCCAGATAGTCTGGGGTAATCATGTCATCCGAATCAAGGGTGGTTACAAATTCGCCGTCAGTTTCGTTAAGTCCCCGGTTACGAGTGGCTCCTTTGCCTCGGTTTTCCTGAGTTAGTAACCGAATACGATTATCGTTGATTCTTTCAATCAGTTCTTTGGCTACTTCATAAGAGTTGTCCGTGGAGCCGTCATTGATGATGCATATTTCCCAGTTAGTGTAAGTCTGGTTGAGCACTGAACGTACGGCCTCTTCAAGGTAGTGCCCCTGATTGAAAAGCGGGATGACAATGCTTACTTTTTCAGGTCCGTCAATAGGTCCCTTTTCAATAGGGAAGTTCATTACAAGCTGTTTGTAAATACGCATCAGGGCTGGGCGTTCACCGACAACACTGAAACTCGTATCCAGCATCTGGCGGGCACTGTCCACTTCTCCGGAGTAAATAGCCAGCAGTGAGTAGCGGAACAGACTGCGGTCATACTCCTCTATGGATTCAATTCTTCCGCCTTTCAATTGCTCGAAAAGATCGACAACTTTGTTGATACGCAAAGAGAGCTCTGATGTGATTTCTTTGATTGGAATCCAGTTGAAAGAGCGGCTGAAGAAGAGTCTTTGATATTCTTCCAGAATGGAATTTTCTTCATCCATGGCTCGCTGTTCATCATCAGGATTTTGGCGGTGCTCCGGTGTCGAGGTTATTATTTCCGGCGGTAGGGCGGCTGGAGGAGCAGATACGGAAAGTTGTAAAAGAATTTCCGGCAGAGCAAAAAAGTGTAGATTCTCTCTGAGTTCATTGCTGGATTTGAGTAGTTTGTTGCGTAAG contains the following coding sequences:
- a CDS encoding glycosyltransferase family 2 protein; the encoded protein is MHFIITAPTKAYIPEPRIRELLEYSGGAMLTVAAAQISARSVAMLEKVAAETGRLNLILSEDRNSTPCIEAALKEAKASKDELTLIIDARTSFADEAVPTAIKIMEDDETCGFAVPSTAKSALEMVLNMLQDPHYPPLIILRNKLLKSSNELRENLHFFALPEILLQLSVSAPPAALPPEIITSTPEHRQNPDDEQRAMDEENSILEEYQRLFFSRSFNWIPIKEITSELSLRINKVVDLFEQLKGGRIESIEEYDRSLFRYSLLAIYSGEVDSARQMLDTSFSVVGERPALMRIYKQLVMNFPIEKGPIDGPEKVSIVIPLFNQGHYLEEAVRSVLNQTYTNWEICIINDGSTDNSYEVAKELIERINDNRIRLLTQENRGKGATRNRGLNETDGEFVTTLDSDDMITPDYLASAVRMMRKNPRVGWVTPKTLVFGKDNHIAWGEEFNFLETIRACPSPSSSIVRRSALEEVGLFREDLTDREDAEFWLRFIEKGWTSVTTKEPLFLYRHACRRPGITNIFNMSSKEEITSLHPWWFRQDLTPELKERAFMEYPVYRFSDWFINWENVKKAVKSFDDRDKYLEVIEEIKSKHPAMEKPSRWQSDNDDSYLDAREKLFGVRSQKTD